One Microcebus murinus isolate Inina chromosome 10, M.murinus_Inina_mat1.0, whole genome shotgun sequence DNA segment encodes these proteins:
- the AMN1 gene encoding protein AMN1 homolog isoform X1, with the protein MPRPRRVSQLLDLCLWCFMKNISRYITDIKPLPPNIKDRLIKIMSMQGRITDSNISEILHPEVQTLDLRSCDISDTALLHLCNCRKLKKLNLNSSKGNRVSITSEGIKAVASSCSYLHEALLKRCCNLTDEGVLALALNCRLLKIIDLGGCLSITDVSLHALGKNCPFLQCVDFSATQVSDSGVVALVSGPCAKILEEIHMGHCVNLTDGAVEAVLTYCPQIRILLFHGCPLITDHSREVLEQLVGPNKLKQVTWTVY; encoded by the exons ATGCCTCGCCCACGGCGGGTCAGTCAGCTTCTGGATCT GTGCCTTTGGTGCTTCATGAAGAATATTTCCAGATACATCACAGATATTAAACCTTTGCCTCCCAACATAAAAGATAGACTGATTAAAATAATGAGCATGCAGGGACGAATAACAGATTCAAATATAAGTGAG ATTTTACATCCTGAAGTCCAAACTTTAGATTTAAGGAGCTGTGATATTTCAGATACTGCTCTCCTGCACCTGTGTAACTGCAGAAAACTGAAGAAACTTAATTTAAATTCCTCAAAAGGAAACAGAGTTTCCATAACTTCAGAAG GAATAAAAGCTGTGGCTTCATCTTGTTCATACCTGCATGAAGCGTTGTTGAAAAGATGCTGCAATCTCACTGATGAAGGAGTCCTTGCTCTTGCACTCAATTGCCGGCTGCTAAAGATCATTGATTTAGGTGGCTGCTTAAGTATTACTGATGTGTCCTTACATGCATTAGGAAAAAACTGCCCATTTTTGCAGTGTGTGGACTTTTCAGCTACTCAG GTATCTGACAGTGGTGTGGTTGCGCTTGTTAGTGGACCTTGTGCCAAGATATTagag gaaatcCACATGGGACATTGTGTAAATCTAACTGATGGAGCTGTAGAAGCTGTCCTTACTTACTGTCCTCAGATACGTATATTACTCTTCCATGGATGCCCCCTAATAACAG
- the AMN1 gene encoding protein AMN1 homolog isoform X2, with protein MKNISRYITDIKPLPPNIKDRLIKIMSMQGRITDSNISEILHPEVQTLDLRSCDISDTALLHLCNCRKLKKLNLNSSKGNRVSITSEGIKAVASSCSYLHEALLKRCCNLTDEGVLALALNCRLLKIIDLGGCLSITDVSLHALGKNCPFLQCVDFSATQVSDSGVVALVSGPCAKILEEIHMGHCVNLTDGAVEAVLTYCPQIRILLFHGCPLITDHSREVLEQLVGPNKLKQVTWTVY; from the exons ATGAAGAATATTTCCAGATACATCACAGATATTAAACCTTTGCCTCCCAACATAAAAGATAGACTGATTAAAATAATGAGCATGCAGGGACGAATAACAGATTCAAATATAAGTGAG ATTTTACATCCTGAAGTCCAAACTTTAGATTTAAGGAGCTGTGATATTTCAGATACTGCTCTCCTGCACCTGTGTAACTGCAGAAAACTGAAGAAACTTAATTTAAATTCCTCAAAAGGAAACAGAGTTTCCATAACTTCAGAAG GAATAAAAGCTGTGGCTTCATCTTGTTCATACCTGCATGAAGCGTTGTTGAAAAGATGCTGCAATCTCACTGATGAAGGAGTCCTTGCTCTTGCACTCAATTGCCGGCTGCTAAAGATCATTGATTTAGGTGGCTGCTTAAGTATTACTGATGTGTCCTTACATGCATTAGGAAAAAACTGCCCATTTTTGCAGTGTGTGGACTTTTCAGCTACTCAG GTATCTGACAGTGGTGTGGTTGCGCTTGTTAGTGGACCTTGTGCCAAGATATTagag gaaatcCACATGGGACATTGTGTAAATCTAACTGATGGAGCTGTAGAAGCTGTCCTTACTTACTGTCCTCAGATACGTATATTACTCTTCCATGGATGCCCCCTAATAACAG